The nucleotide window GTAGGGATTGTCTACCAGATTTCGACGCTGGCGACCGGCGATGCGGTAGGCTGGTTCGCCTTGCCCTAACTCAACCAGTTCGTCGAGGATCTGGCGCGCCACGCTCTCCAAACCCGGCTGGAGCTCGAGCAGCTCCTCCATCTCGGTGATGTGCCAGCCAAAGGGATCGTCTTCGGCAAAGAGGTGCGGATCACCCTCGCCGTAGGGGCGCTTGCCCAGGCGCGGAGGCGGCATATACTCGGAGTAGGCGGGGAGGGGATAGCTGTCCTCGCCACGGAACCAGGGGAAATCGGCCAGAAGCCTGTGCCAACCAATGGTCTCGGTCTTGCTCATGGCTTGCCCTCCCGTTGAAGCGTGGCTGCAAGATAGCATACCTGTCGGGCGCTGTCAATGTAGTTGGCACACGACGCTTCGCCGGCCTCTGTGACTGTGCTAGAATGGTAACCTGAACGAACCACGACCCTGGAGGGAGCGAATGGACCTGCGCTGCTTGAGGTGCGGGCGGGAGTATGTACGAGAGACTCACGCGTGGCGGTGCGAGTGCGGTGGGTTGCTCGAACTGGCTGGTGGAACCAGGTTCGAGCGCGCGTCGCTGGTCGGCACTCAGCTCACGCTGTGGCGCTACCGGGCGATGCTGCCCGCCGTTGAGGATGAGCACCTCGTGTCACTGGGCGAGGGCGGCACGCCGCTGATCGAGACGCGCCTGGGGAGCAGGAGCGTCTGGTGCAAGCTCGAGTTCCTGGCGCCCACCGGTTCGTTCAAGGATCGCGGCAGTGCGGTTCTGGTGAGCGTGCTGCACTCGCTGGGGATCAGCGAGGTGGTCGAGGACTCGTCGGGGAACGCCGCTGCATCTCTGGCCGCCTACTGTGCCAGGGCCGGGATCAAGGCACGCCTCTTTGTGCCGGCCCAGACGTCGCCGGCCAAACTGGCGCAAGTGGCGGTCTATGGCGCCGAACTGGTCCAGGTCGAGGGAGAACGTGAGGACTCGGCACTGGCGGCGCAGGCTGCGGCGGCTCAGGGCGCGTACTATGCCAGCCACAACTATAGCCCTTTCTTCGTTGAGGGAGCCAAGACCTTGGCCTACGAGGTGTGGGAGCAGCTTGGGCGCGGGCCGGACAATGTGATTGTCCCGCTCGGCAACGGCAGTTTGCTCATCGGGGCATATCGCGGTTTTGGGGAGTTGCAGCGGGCCGACCTGATCGACTGCATGCCCCGGCTCTTTGGCGTTCAGGCCCGTGCCTGCGCCCCCATCTGGGAGGCGTACCGGCTGGGTTGGGAGGATGCGGCCCCGGTAGTGCCTGGCACGACAGCGGCCGAGGGCATCAGAATCGCCAGCCCCGTGCGAGGGCGGCAGGTGCTGCGGGCGATCAGAGAGACCGGAGGCGCGGTTGTCGCGGTGGACGAGGGGGAGATTGCCCGCAGCAGAGAGACTCTGGCGCAGCAGGGGTTGTACGTGGAGCCCACGGCGGCGACGGGCGCCGCCGCGTTGAGTCAGCTCGCCGGGGTGATTGACGGTCGCCAGACTACGGTGCTGGCCCTGACGGGGAGCGGGCTGAAGAGCGCATAGCCTGGCGAACCAGCCATGGCTATGGATCAGCAACGGTAGCGAGAAGACGAACGACGGCTACCTAATGTGTCGTTCAGGTCAGAGCGCGAACGCTATTCGACCAGGCGCAGTCCCCTGATCTTCCGGAACATCTCCTGGAAACACGCCTGCAGATCCGCACTCGATGGCGCATACATGTAGACGCCACCGCCGACGGCAGCGATCTGCTGCAGCGTGATCGTGTCAGCTTCCTCTCCGAGCCCGATGGTATAAATGGTGATGCCTGCCGCAGCAGCCCTCTCGGCTTCCGCTATGGCCTTGGTCTTGGCCGCAGCGCAGGTGCTGGTCGAACCGCGGCAGCGGTTGGCGTTGCCATCGGACATAAAGATCATTACCCTGGCCGAGGTCCAACGCTGGCGGCCCGATGTGGTCAACTCCAGCCTGGCCTGGTAGAGACCATCCTCGCAGTTGGTGTAGCCGAGCGACTGCAGGTTGTTGATTCCCGAGGTCACGGTGCTCATTGTGCCGGTGAGCTTTACATCCAGAGTGGCGCTGGTAGAGTAGCTGACCAGGCCGACGTGGGGGTTGCTGGAGCCCAATTCTGCCTGTACCAGGTTCACAAAGCCGATGGAGGCTTGCTTGAGATCAGCCATCGGCTCTGGTGGCGGCGTCCACACCCCCTTGCACGCCTCGCAGGTTTTCTTGTCCTGGTGGATGTTTGTTCCACAATAGGGATAGACGGCACTGGTCATCTTGGCGCCATCGGGCCAGTAGCAGCCGTCTTTGGACTTGTACGTGCCTTTGCAGTTGGCGCAGTTCGATGAACTCAGTCCATCGCCGGTCGACACGCTGTTGCACAGGCTGCTATCCTTAAAGTGCGCCCGCAGGCTGTAGCCGCTGTTCGCATGGTGCAGGAAACACGAGTCATCGTCCATACTGCCGGACTTGTCCAGTACCAGCACTACATCCAGCGGTGAGTAGCCGCCGCCTCCGCGGGCCACTGCATCCAACTTGGGAATGCCCGCGAGACGAGCAAAGAAGGTGGGCACACTGCCCTTCACCGTCACCAGGATGCCGCTGACTCCGGTCGGCCTGGCGCCAACACCAACAGTGCCGGCGGTCTGTGAACCGAGCAGCCACTGAGCAGTGTAGGTTCTCTGCTCATTGGAGCCCAGTGGATTCTGCACCAGCACATAGTCGCTGATGACCGCGAGAATCTGTGCGTCGGTGGCGTTCTCCGACATCACCTGCATGGCCGCCAGGGAGGCGGCGTCGGTGATGGCCTGCACCTTGCGGCGCTCCACATAGCCCAGGCCAACGTCAACGGCCAGGGCCAAAAACAGGAATAGCACCAACAGGAAGAGGGCCAGAGTGATCAGAACTGCGCCGCGTTCACCTTTGGTCCTGGACATCACCAGCCTCCTCGGAGACAATTGCAATAATGCCGCTTAGCCAAGCTCGATCAGCTTGGTGGATACGGCGTTGAGAGTGATGCTGCGAATTCTGAAAAACGGGACGAACAGGCGCATTTGATAGGTAACGCTGACTCGAATGGTATTATCGGCCTGTTTGACGGGGTTGGGAACGGTCAGTTGCGCACGAGCCAGACCAGCAGTGTCGGTGACGCGGAACACGGCCGCTCGAATGAGGTCTGGGTGGTCGGCGTGGTCGCCGATGACAGCATAACGGGCACCGGCGCGCGCGGCCTCAGCGATGGTATTGTAGGAGAAAACGATCAGCGCGAACTGCATGGTGCCCAGTATCAGTAACATCAATACGGGCAGAATGAGGGCGTATTCAACCAATTCCTGACCGCGCTCGCGTCGTAGCTGGGTGAGCATTGTCTGAACCCTCATCGTATGCGAAAGGCCACCGTGTGGCTTATCCGGATAGCGGGTCGACCTACAAGGCGACCCATAATCAACGGCAAGTCGCACCACACGGTCGCACTCACCGGCGTACCCGAGCCGTGGCCAGGATTGGCGCTGCAGTGCAGTGGCACCGGCAGCAACTGGCCCGTCCCTTCGGCCATAGCCCTGGCGCAGATATCGGCACTGTCCTGGCTGGCCACCCCGTAGCGTGCACCCTCACGAGCCGCGTCGATCACCGTGATGTAGGTGTAGAAAGCGCGCCCCAGGTCCACCACGATGAGCAACAACAGAATCAGAATCGGCAGGATGAAGGCGGCCTCGACCATCTCCTGACCGCGCTGATGGTGGCGTGTTCCAATAGTCATGGTCATCCCGCTCCTCGAGTCATACCGAACACCAACAAATGGCCTGACCGTTGCCGCGGACGGTGCTTCCCACCTGGCACAAATCAGATCCGTCCGATCAGTGCC belongs to Chloroflexi bacterium ADurb.Bin180 and includes:
- a CDS encoding TadE-like protein, translated to MLTQLRRERGQELVEYALILPVLMLLILGTMQFALIVFSYNTIAEAARAGARYAVIGDHADHPDLIRAAVFRVTDTAGLARAQLTVPNPVKQADNTIRVSVTYQMRLFVPFFRIRSITLNAVSTKLIELG
- the thrC_2 gene encoding Threonine synthase, yielding MDLRCLRCGREYVRETHAWRCECGGLLELAGGTRFERASLVGTQLTLWRYRAMLPAVEDEHLVSLGEGGTPLIETRLGSRSVWCKLEFLAPTGSFKDRGSAVLVSVLHSLGISEVVEDSSGNAAASLAAYCARAGIKARLFVPAQTSPAKLAQVAVYGAELVQVEGEREDSALAAQAAAAQGAYYASHNYSPFFVEGAKTLAYEVWEQLGRGPDNVIVPLGNGSLLIGAYRGFGELQRADLIDCMPRLFGVQARACAPIWEAYRLGWEDAAPVVPGTTAAEGIRIASPVRGRQVLRAIRETGGAVVAVDEGEIARSRETLAQQGLYVEPTAATGAAALSQLAGVIDGRQTTVLALTGSGLKSA
- a CDS encoding TadE-like protein — encoded protein: MTIGTRHHQRGQEMVEAAFILPILILLLLIVVDLGRAFYTYITVIDAAREGARYGVASQDSADICARAMAEGTGQLLPVPLHCSANPGHGSGTPVSATVWCDLPLIMGRLVGRPAIRISHTVAFRIR
- a CDS encoding von Willebrand factor type A domain protein; amino-acid sequence: MSRTKGERGAVLITLALFLLVLFLFLALAVDVGLGYVERRKVQAITDAASLAAMQVMSENATDAQILAVISDYVLVQNPLGSNEQRTYTAQWLLGSQTAGTVGVGARPTGVSGILVTVKGSVPTFFARLAGIPKLDAVARGGGGYSPLDVVLVLDKSGSMDDDSCFLHHANSGYSLRAHFKDSSLCNSVSTGDGLSSSNCANCKGTYKSKDGCYWPDGAKMTSAVYPYCGTNIHQDKKTCEACKGVWTPPPEPMADLKQASIGFVNLVQAELGSSNPHVGLVSYSTSATLDVKLTGTMSTVTSGINNLQSLGYTNCEDGLYQARLELTTSGRQRWTSARVMIFMSDGNANRCRGSTSTCAAAKTKAIAEAERAAAAGITIYTIGLGEEADTITLQQIAAVGGGVYMYAPSSADLQACFQEMFRKIRGLRLVE